The Pseudoxanthomonas suwonensis sequence CTTCAGCCGGCGACACGTGCGTCGGGAATACGAGGGAGTCGCCTGTGCCAGCGTGGTGTGTCGCCGGCTGAAGCCAGCTCCTACAGAAAGCGGGCAGTGTCGCGACCGGGGTCTACCCCCCGGGCCTCAATCCTGCCGGCTGCGCAGCCGCTCGAGCACGCCGTCCAGGGTGTCCAGGTCGGTGTAGTGGATCACCAGCTTGCCCTTGCCGCCGCGCCCATGGGCGATGGCGACCTTCGTCCCCAGCGACTCGGACAGTTCGGTTTCCAGCGTGGCGATGTCCGGCTGCTGCACGCGCGCGGCCTGCTTGCGCGCGGCGGCGGCGGTCACCGGCACCTTGCCGGCGGCGAACTGCTGGGCGCGGTGCTCGACCTCGCGTACCGACCAGCCGTGCTCGGCGGCCTCGTAGGCCAGCTTGCTGGCCAGTTCCGGCGACAGCGTCAGCAGCGCGCGGGCATGGCCCATCTCCAGCCGCCGTGCCTCGAGCAGGCCGCGGATCGCCGGCGGCAGGTCGAGCAGGCGCAGCAGGTTGGACACCGCCGCGCGCGAGCGGCCGACCGCGGCGGCGGCCTCGGCATGGGTCAGCGCGAACTCGTCGATCAGCCGCTGCAGCGCCTGCGCCTCTTCCAGCGGGTTGAGGTCCTCGCGCTGGATGTTCTCGATCAGCGCCATGGCGATGACGGTGCGGTCGTCCAGCTCGCGCAGGACCACCGGGATTTCGTTCAGGCCGGCCAGCTGCGAGGCGCGCCAGCGGCGCTCGCCGGCGACGATCTCGTACTGCTCGGCGCCGATCTCGCGCACCACGATCGGCTGGATCACGCCCTGCGCGCGGATCGAGGCCGACAGCTCCTCCAGCTTGTCCGGGTCCATGTCCCGGCGCGGCTGGTACCGGCCCGGCTGCAGCTGGGCCACCGGCAGGGTGCGCAGCACGTCGCCGGGCTGCGGCTGCTCGACCTGCGCCGGCGCGGTCGCCGCGGCGGCGCCCTTGGGGCCGAGCAGCGCTTCCAGTCCGCGGCCCAGGCCGCGCTTCTTCGCCGTGCTCATCAGGCGGCCTCCACCGGGGCCGGGCGGGCGGCGGCGCGCTCGCGTTCGTGCTGGCGGCGGATGACCTCGCCGGCCAGGCCCAGGTAGGCCACGCCGCCGCGCGAGGCGCGGTCGTAGCCGACGATGCTCTGGCCGTGGCTGGGCGCCTCGGCCAGGCGCACGTTGCGCGGCACGATGGTGCGGAACACCTTGTCGCCGAAGTGCTCGGTCAGCTCGGCCGAGACCGCGTTGGCCAGGTTGTTGCGCACGTCGAACATGGTCCGCAGCACGCCCTCGATCTCCAGGCCCGGGTTCAGCCGCTGGCGCAGCGCGTCGATGGTCTCCAGCAGCGCGCTCAGGCCCTCCAGCGCGTAGTACTCGCACTGCATCGGCACGATCACCGAGTCGGCGGCGGTCAGCGCGTTGAGGGTCAGCAGCGACAGCGCCGGCGGGCAGTCGACGACGATGAAGTCGTAGTCGCCGCGCAGCGGTTCCAGCGCCTGCTTGAGCTTCTGTTCGCGGCCGTCGATGTCCATCAGCTGGATCTCGGCGGCGGTCAGGTCGATGTTGCCGGGCAGCAGGTCGAAGCCCTCGGCGGTGGTCACCACGATCGAACGCGCGTCGCGTTCGCCGAGCAGCACGTCGCAGGTCGAGGCCTCCAGCTCGCGCTTGTCCACGCCGCTGCCCATGGTCGCGTTGCCCTGGGCGTCCAGGTCCACCAGCAGCACGCGCTTGGGCGTGCGCGCCAGCGCGGCGGCCAGGTTGACGGCCGTCGTGGTCTTGCCGACGCCGCCCTTCTGGTTGGCGATGGCGATGATGCGGGCCATGCGGGAACTGCCTTGGTTGCGGGACGCCTGGGGTCCGGAACGGGCCATTATGCGGATTTCACGCCGCCCGGCCCACCTCGACCAGGTGCCGCTCGGCGCCCAGCCCGGGAACCGTGAGCGGGTGCACGGCCAGGGCGGTCCAGCCGGGCGGCAGGGCGGCGATCTCCTCGGCCGGGTGCACGCCCTTCATCGCCAGCAGGCGGCCGTGCGGGGCCAGCAGGTGGCCGCCGACCTCGAGGATCCCGGCCAGGGTGTCCAGGGCGCGGGCGGTGATCTGGGCGTAGGCGCCGGGCTCGGCGACCGCCTCGGCGCGCGCCTCGGCGACCCGAGCGTTGCCCAGCTTCAGCTGCCGCACCGCCTCGCGCAGGAAGCGCGCCTTCTTGCCGTTGCTCTCCACCAGGGTCACCTGCAGGTCCGGGCGGGCGATCGCCAGCGGGATCCCGGGCAGGCCCGGGCCGGTGCCCAGGTCGGCCAGCGCGCCGGGCTGCACGTACGGATGCATGGCCAGCGAGTCGAGGAGGTGGCGCACGACCATCTCCTCCGGGTCGCGGATTGCGGTGAGGTTGTAGGTGCGGTTCCAGCGCAGCAGCAGGGCCAGGTAGTCCAGCAGCGGCGCGGCCAGGGCGCGGTCCAGGGCCAGCGCGGCCAGGCCGTCGTCCAGGCGCTGGCGCAGGGCGGGGGAGAAGGCGGTGTCCATGGGCGGAGTATCGCCGATGGCGTCGCTGCGCCTGTGGCGTGTCCGTATGAAGGGCGGGCGGCGCTCTGCTTTTGTAGGAGCCGGGTTCAGCCGGCGACGCGACGCCGTCGGCACAGGCGACTCCCTCATATTCCCGACGCCCGTGTCGCCGGCTGAACCCGGCTCCTACAAATGGCGGGGGCGCCAGGCGAGGGCGGCGAGGTAGCCGGGCTGCGGCTCCCACTCGCGCAGCTGCCACCAGCCCGGGTCGCCCAGTTCCGGATCGCAGGCCAGCAGGCGCAGCGGCGCGTCGGCTCCGTCGCCGTCGCCGCCGAACTCCAGCCGGTGCAGGCCGAAGGCCAGGCCGCGGCCGTGCGCCTTCAGCAGGGCCTCCTTGGCGCACCACAGGCGCAGGAAGGCGGTGTCGCGCAGTTGGGGCGCGGTCGCGTGCAGGCGCTCGGTCTCGGCCGGGGCGAAGTAGCGCCGCGCCAGTTCCAGCGCGCGCGGCCGCGGTCGCTGCCGTTCCAGGTCCACCCCCAGGACGACGTCCTGGCCCAGGGCCAGCAGCAGGCGTTCGCCGCTGTGGCTCCAGCCGGCGTCGCGGTCGGCGTACGGCGCCAGCAGGCGCGGCCGGCCCCAGGCGTCGCGGACCAGCGGCGGCGCCACGCCGGGATCGCCGAGCCAGCCGGCGAGCAGGTCGCGGACCTGCGGTTCGCCGCGCAGCCCGGGCACGTGCGGCAGCGCCTGCACCCGCACCGGGCCGAACCGCCACCGGGTGGCCGGCGTCGTCCCGCTCACGGCCGGCGCGGTCCGGCGGCGGCGGGGTATACGGCCGCTTCACGCCCCGGCGCGTCTGATGACCCGGCCCACCCCGGGTACCGGGGTGACTCTTGTGGGATATCTGAGGAGACGGACAGCATGGGCATCATCATCTGGTTGATCGTGGGCGGCATCGTCGGCTGGCTGGCCAGCCTGATCATGAGGCGCGACGCGCAGCAGGGCATCCTGCTCAACATCGTGGTCGGCATCGTCGGCGCGGTGCTGGCCGGCTGGATCTTCGGCGGCGGCATCAACGAGGCCATCACCATCCGCACGTTCCTGTTCTCGATCGTCGGCGCGGTCATCCTGCTGGCGATCGTGAACCTGTTCACCCGCGGCCGGGTGCGCTGACCCGACGGCATCGACGAGGCGGCGGAGGCCCGGTCCTGCCGGGCCTTCGTTGTTTGCGGAGGGCGGCGCGCCAAATCAGCGCGCCAGTTCGATCCAGGCCGGGGCATGGTCGCTGGGCCGCTCCCAGGTGCGCGGCTCGCGGTCGATGCCGGCGGCGGCCACCTGCGGGCGCAGCGCCTCCGACACCAGGGTCAGGTCGATGCGCAGGCCCAGGTCGCGACGGAACGCGGCCTGGCGGTAGTCCCACCAGCTGAACACCCCGCCGTCGCCATGCAGCAGCCGGTAGCCGTCGTGCAGGCCGGTGGCGAGCAGGTCGCGCAGCGCGGCGCGTTCGGGCGCGGAGGTGAGGATGTGCTGGTCGTTCCACACCGCCGGGTCGTGCACGTCGCGCTCGTCCGGGGCGACGTTGAAGTCGCCCAGCACCACCAGGCTCGGGTGCCGACGGGCTTCCTCTTCCAGCCAGTCGCGCACCGCGGCCAGCCATTGCAGCTTTAACTCGTACTTCTCGGTGCCGATGTCCTGGCCGTTGACCACATAGAGGTTGACGATGCGCAGGTCGCCGACGGTGGCGCTGATCGCGCGCCGGTGCTCGTGCTCGAAGCCGGGCACGCCGACCAGCACGTCGCGCGGCTCCTCGCGCGCCAGGATCGCCACCCCGTTGTAGGTCTTCTGCCCGGAGAACACGCTGCGGTAGCCGAGCCCGGCCAGCGCCGCGTCGGGGAAGCGGTGGTCCTCCAGCTTGGTCTCCTGCAGGCCGACCACGTCCGGGCCGAACGCGCGCAGCCACTGTTCCAGGTGCGGCAGGCGCACGTTGAGCGAGTTGACGTTCCAGCTGGCGATCTTCATGGGCGGACCGGTCGGGCGCGTCGGCGCCGGCCCGATAGGATAGCCCCGTGCCGGCGGCGCGGCGGTCGGGTACATTTCCGCCCGCCCGGGCCGATAACCCAGGCCTGGACAGGGGAGCAACGGGAATGCAGGGTCTGGACGCGCGCACGGGGGCGGTGCTGGCGGCATTGCCGCTGCCGGTGCTGTTGCTTCGCGCGGACGGCTGCGTGCTCGAGGTCAATCCGGCCTGCGCCGAACGCTTCGGCGTGGCCCGCGAGCACTGGCTCGGGCGGGCCCTTGCCGAGCACCTGGAGATCCCCGACCTGGCCGGCCTGCTGGCCGCGGCCCTGGCCGGCGAGGCGGTGGACTGCGAGTCGCGCGTGCATCGCGTGGCCGTGCGCAAGCACGTCGGTTTTGCCGTGCACCTGTGCCTGCGCCGGCTGCCGGGCGAGGCCGACGCGCCGCGGCTGCTGCTGAGCCTGCAGGACATGACCCGCGAGCGGCACCTGGAGCGGATCCTGATGGATGCCCAGGCGCGCGCCGGGGTCGGCAGCTGGCATGTCGACATCCTCACCGGCCGTTCGCAGCTGACGCCCGAAGCCTACCGGCTGTACGGCATCGGCGAGGACGAGGTCGTCGACCTGGAGCGGTTCCTGCGCTGCGTCCACCTGGAGGACAAGGCGCACGTGCTGTCCTGCTGGAACCGCGCCCTGGCCGGCGCGCCATACGCGCTGGAGCACCGCGTGGTCGTCGACGGCCAGGAGCGCTGGGTCGAGGCGCGCGGCCTGCTCGAGACCGACGCGAACGGGCGCGCGCTGCGCATGATCGGCTCGGTGCTGGACATCACCCGGCACAAGCAGGCCGAGGAGGACATCCGCCAGCTGATCCACTACGACACCCTGACCCGGTTGCCGAACCGCAACATGGCCGCGATGCAGCTCGAGCGCCTGCTGCACGGTGACGCCGGCGTACCGTCCGAGGTCGGCGTGCTGGTGCTGGACCTGGACCGGTTCAAGGAGCTCAACGACAGCCTCGGCCAGGCGATCGGCGACGAGGCGCTGGTGCAGGTCGGCGCGCGCCTGCAGGCGGTGGCGGGCGGCGGGACGGTGCTGGCGCGGATCGGCGGCGACGAGTTCGTGGCGATCCTGCCCGGCACCGGCATCGAGGGCGCGATCGCGCTGGCCGAACGGGTGCTGCTGTCGCTGGAGCAGCCGTTGCAGCTGGGGAGCGGGCGCCTGTTCTATGTCCGCGCCAGCGTGGGCGTGGCGGTGTCGCCGGAGGACGGCACCGAGCCGGCGCAGCTGGTCCAGCACGCCGAGACCGCGATGTACGAGGCCAAGGCCACCGGCGGCCAGCGTTACGGCCTGTACCGGCGGCAGATGGGCGCGCTGCTGCAGCGCCGGATCCGCCTGGCCACGCGGCTGGACGTGGCCGTGCGCAGCGGCCAGCTGGCGCTGCACTACCAGCCGAAGGTGGACCTGGCCAGCGGCCGCCTGGCCGGGGCCGAGGCGCTGGCGCGCTGGTACGACCTGGAACTGGGCTGGGTGAACCCGGCCGAGTTCATCCCGCTGGCCGAGGAACGCGGCCTGATCGGAACGCTCGGCGACTGGGCGCTGGCCCAGGCCGCGCGCGACTACCGGCGCTGGTCGCGGCGCCGCCCGCTGCCCTGGCGGGTGGCGGTCAACGTGTCGGCGCGGCAGCTGGTGCAGGGCGATTTCGCCGAGCGCGCCGAGGCGGTGGTGCGTGCGGCCGGCGCGGTGCCGGGCGACATCGAACTGGAACTGACCGAGACCGCGATGGCCGGCGATCCGCAGCTGGCCTGCGCGATGTCCGACCGCCTGGCCGACGCCGGCTTCGCCCTGTCGCTGGACGACTTCGGCACCGGATATTCGTCGCTGTCGCAGTTGCATCGCTTCCGCCTGCAGAAGCTGAAGATCGACCTGGAGTTCGTGCAGGGCATGCTTGAGCGGCCCGGCCACCAGGCCATCGTCCGCGCGGTGATCGGCATGGCCAAGGCGATGGACCTGGTGGTGGTGGCCGAAGGCATCGAGACCCAGGCCCAGGCCGACTGCCTGCGCGCGCTGGGTTGCGACCTGGGACAGGGCTGGCTGTATGGCCGGGCGGTGCCTGCCGAAGAGTTCGCCCGCGAGTGGCTGCGCGAGGCGCCGGCGCTGCCGTTGTAGGCGCCCGTCTTGCGGGCGACGCCTGCGTCGGAATCATGGGGGCGTCGCCTGGGCCGGGGGCGTCGTGTCGCCGGCTGAACCCGGCTCCTACAACAGCCCCGGCGCGGCCGCTCTTCTTGCTCTTCTTGTAGGAGCTGACTTCAGTCGGCGACACGGGCGTCGGAATCCCCTGGGAAGTCGCCTGTGCCGACGTAGCGTGTCGTCGGCCAGGACCCGGTGCTCCGTCCCCCATCCCCCGTCGTCACGGCGCACGCCGGGACGACGGGGGATGGGGGCGTTCCTGGGCGATGAACACCCACCACCCTCAGCGCAGCAGCCAGTCGATCATCCGCCGCACCCGCCGGTACGGCGGCCGCAGCAGGTCGGTGGCGCCGAAACGCGCCTGCCACAGCACCGGCAGCTGCTTGCCCAGCGCATCGAACCCGGCGCGGCCGTGGTAGGCGCCGATGCCGCTGGCACCCACGCCGCCGAAGGGCAAATTCTCCGCAGCGAAATGCAGCAGCGTGTCGTTGACGGTAACGCCGCCGGCCAGGGTGTGCCGCAGTACGGTTTCGACCTCGCTGCGGTCGCGGCTGAAGGGATACAGTGCCAGCGGCCGCGGCCGCGCGTTGACGAAGTCGATCGCCTGTTCCAGCGAATCGACCACGCGCACCGGCAGGATCGGGCCGAAGATCTCCTCGCGCATCAGCGCGATGTCGTCCGGCGGGTCCAGCACCAGGGTCGGCGCGAACAGGCGCCGCGCCGGATCGTGCGCGGCGGCCAGCGGCAGCACCTC is a genomic window containing:
- a CDS encoding GlsB/YeaQ/YmgE family stress response membrane protein; translation: MGIIIWLIVGGIVGWLASLIMRRDAQQGILLNIVVGIVGAVLAGWIFGGGINEAITIRTFLFSIVGAVILLAIVNLFTRGRVR
- the xth gene encoding exodeoxyribonuclease III, whose amino-acid sequence is MKIASWNVNSLNVRLPHLEQWLRAFGPDVVGLQETKLEDHRFPDAALAGLGYRSVFSGQKTYNGVAILAREEPRDVLVGVPGFEHEHRRAISATVGDLRIVNLYVVNGQDIGTEKYELKLQWLAAVRDWLEEEARRHPSLVVLGDFNVAPDERDVHDPAVWNDQHILTSAPERAALRDLLATGLHDGYRLLHGDGGVFSWWDYRQAAFRRDLGLRIDLTLVSEALRPQVAAAGIDREPRTWERPSDHAPAWIELAR
- a CDS encoding ParA family protein gives rise to the protein MARIIAIANQKGGVGKTTTAVNLAAALARTPKRVLLVDLDAQGNATMGSGVDKRELEASTCDVLLGERDARSIVVTTAEGFDLLPGNIDLTAAEIQLMDIDGREQKLKQALEPLRGDYDFIVVDCPPALSLLTLNALTAADSVIVPMQCEYYALEGLSALLETIDALRQRLNPGLEIEGVLRTMFDVRNNLANAVSAELTEHFGDKVFRTIVPRNVRLAEAPSHGQSIVGYDRASRGGVAYLGLAGEVIRRQHERERAAARPAPVEAA
- the rsmG gene encoding 16S rRNA (guanine(527)-N(7))-methyltransferase RsmG, whose protein sequence is MDTAFSPALRQRLDDGLAALALDRALAAPLLDYLALLLRWNRTYNLTAIRDPEEMVVRHLLDSLAMHPYVQPGALADLGTGPGLPGIPLAIARPDLQVTLVESNGKKARFLREAVRQLKLGNARVAEARAEAVAEPGAYAQITARALDTLAGILEVGGHLLAPHGRLLAMKGVHPAEEIAALPPGWTALAVHPLTVPGLGAERHLVEVGRAA
- a CDS encoding putative bifunctional diguanylate cyclase/phosphodiesterase, with product MQGLDARTGAVLAALPLPVLLLRADGCVLEVNPACAERFGVAREHWLGRALAEHLEIPDLAGLLAAALAGEAVDCESRVHRVAVRKHVGFAVHLCLRRLPGEADAPRLLLSLQDMTRERHLERILMDAQARAGVGSWHVDILTGRSQLTPEAYRLYGIGEDEVVDLERFLRCVHLEDKAHVLSCWNRALAGAPYALEHRVVVDGQERWVEARGLLETDANGRALRMIGSVLDITRHKQAEEDIRQLIHYDTLTRLPNRNMAAMQLERLLHGDAGVPSEVGVLVLDLDRFKELNDSLGQAIGDEALVQVGARLQAVAGGGTVLARIGGDEFVAILPGTGIEGAIALAERVLLSLEQPLQLGSGRLFYVRASVGVAVSPEDGTEPAQLVQHAETAMYEAKATGGQRYGLYRRQMGALLQRRIRLATRLDVAVRSGQLALHYQPKVDLASGRLAGAEALARWYDLELGWVNPAEFIPLAEERGLIGTLGDWALAQAARDYRRWSRRRPLPWRVAVNVSARQLVQGDFAERAEAVVRAAGAVPGDIELELTETAMAGDPQLACAMSDRLADAGFALSLDDFGTGYSSLSQLHRFRLQKLKIDLEFVQGMLERPGHQAIVRAVIGMAKAMDLVVVAEGIETQAQADCLRALGCDLGQGWLYGRAVPAEEFAREWLREAPALPL
- a CDS encoding 4'-phosphopantetheinyl transferase family protein gives rise to the protein MSGTTPATRWRFGPVRVQALPHVPGLRGEPQVRDLLAGWLGDPGVAPPLVRDAWGRPRLLAPYADRDAGWSHSGERLLLALGQDVVLGVDLERQRPRPRALELARRYFAPAETERLHATAPQLRDTAFLRLWCAKEALLKAHGRGLAFGLHRLEFGGDGDGADAPLRLLACDPELGDPGWWQLREWEPQPGYLAALAWRPRHL
- a CDS encoding ParB/RepB/Spo0J family partition protein; amino-acid sequence: MSTAKKRGLGRGLEALLGPKGAAAATAPAQVEQPQPGDVLRTLPVAQLQPGRYQPRRDMDPDKLEELSASIRAQGVIQPIVVREIGAEQYEIVAGERRWRASQLAGLNEIPVVLRELDDRTVIAMALIENIQREDLNPLEEAQALQRLIDEFALTHAEAAAAVGRSRAAVSNLLRLLDLPPAIRGLLEARRLEMGHARALLTLSPELASKLAYEAAEHGWSVREVEHRAQQFAAGKVPVTAAAARKQAARVQQPDIATLETELSESLGTKVAIAHGRGGKGKLVIHYTDLDTLDGVLERLRSRQD